A genomic segment from Actinoplanes sichuanensis encodes:
- a CDS encoding YihY/virulence factor BrkB family protein → MSLRRLDDLQRRRGPIGFGYAVICKYLDDDGPREAALITYYGFLSLFPMLLLGVAAVSQALARRPELRQELIAAIVPPALQPGIASSMAGLSASYTALIAGLVWLIYSGIGVVLSAYDTLNHVAAVPFGRRAGIVSRYLRAMAALAVVVAGTVAIGGLTVVAPAPLAVAGSWVVTSLVLLGTARILLMRPAPLRSLWPAAAIGAVGVTGVLTLGATVLPELVRGAGRIYGGFATVAGFFTLLYLLSNVLVLAAEIAAVRHARLWPRALDPARPTEADARAMLLLAREQERLPATDITYTLRTPPAQS, encoded by the coding sequence GTGAGTCTGCGGCGGCTCGACGACCTGCAACGACGGCGGGGCCCGATCGGGTTCGGGTATGCGGTGATCTGCAAATACCTGGACGATGACGGGCCCCGCGAGGCTGCGCTGATCACCTACTACGGGTTCCTCAGCCTCTTCCCGATGCTGCTGCTCGGGGTCGCGGCCGTGTCACAGGCGCTGGCCCGACGGCCGGAACTGCGCCAGGAGCTGATCGCGGCGATCGTGCCGCCGGCGCTCCAGCCCGGGATCGCGTCGTCGATGGCCGGTCTGTCCGCGTCGTACACGGCCCTGATCGCCGGTCTCGTCTGGCTGATCTACTCGGGTATCGGGGTGGTGCTCAGCGCGTACGACACCCTCAATCACGTCGCCGCCGTGCCGTTCGGCAGGCGGGCCGGAATCGTCTCCAGGTACCTGCGGGCGATGGCCGCCCTGGCGGTCGTCGTCGCCGGGACGGTGGCCATCGGCGGTCTCACCGTGGTCGCGCCCGCCCCGCTCGCCGTCGCCGGATCGTGGGTGGTGACCAGCCTCGTGCTGCTGGGCACGGCCCGGATCCTGCTGATGCGGCCGGCGCCGCTGCGCTCGTTGTGGCCGGCCGCGGCGATCGGCGCGGTCGGGGTCACCGGGGTGCTCACTCTCGGCGCCACCGTCCTGCCCGAACTGGTCCGCGGCGCCGGCCGGATCTACGGCGGTTTCGCCACCGTGGCCGGCTTCTTCACCCTGCTCTACCTGCTGAGCAACGTCCTGGTGCTGGCGGCCGAGATCGCCGCCGTCCGGCACGCCCGGTTGTGGCCGCGGGCTCTCGACCCGGCCCGCCCCACCGAGGCCGACGCCCGGGCCATGCTGCTGCTGGCCCGTGAGCAGGAACGCCTCCCGGCCACCGACATCACCTACACCCTGCGGACCCCGCCCGCTCAGTCCTGA
- a CDS encoding DUF7144 family membrane protein, translating to MPVQHSRATGWTAWVLFGGVMLVLLGTVHLYAGSIGLIRPEVLAGTRSDLLLPVSMTVLGWTHVVFGTIAIVTGVGLIRGRFWARLTAILFAGVSSLVNFTFAPAHPIWSVVALGLAAVVAWAAAAHGDEVADAYGT from the coding sequence ATGCCCGTCCAACACAGCCGGGCGACCGGATGGACCGCCTGGGTCCTCTTCGGCGGCGTGATGCTCGTACTGCTCGGCACGGTCCACCTGTACGCCGGCTCGATCGGCCTGATCCGGCCGGAGGTGCTCGCCGGCACCCGCTCCGACCTGCTGCTGCCCGTCTCGATGACGGTCCTCGGCTGGACCCACGTGGTGTTCGGCACGATCGCGATCGTCACCGGGGTCGGGCTGATCCGCGGGCGGTTCTGGGCCCGACTCACGGCCATTCTGTTCGCGGGCGTGTCGTCGCTGGTCAACTTCACGTTTGCGCCGGCCCACCCGATCTGGTCGGTGGTCGCGCTCGGGCTCGCCGCCGTCGTCGCGTGGGCCGCCGCCGCCCACGGTGACGAGGTGGCCGACGCGTACGGCACGTGA